The following proteins are encoded in a genomic region of Gouania willdenowi chromosome 6, fGouWil2.1, whole genome shotgun sequence:
- the prr5l gene encoding proline-rich protein 5-like isoform X2, with protein MSHGSMPVYQVNTSPTAPFGTGQIVQSAVIKVFQGQALQNNELHTLNESIRWLLKTEMGSFITEYFQNQLLTRGLSEVLEQILLSKENDDKLTILSNVWNQLFTETLPTLQAIFHPVQGQDLTIRQMALLAFRDRVLLKLHLEEDLRSAASIPPSITQMLLVLQGVHETSGPSLEYCQLESLLEIVVSPYLHNMTPRGNVVVLDTGPQQPSVLPADPSPPEITITQHQSSSDSSPLSLGVRRHTVANTHSDVRLLLVSNRLQI; from the exons AGTTCAGTCGGCCGTCATCAAGGTCTTCCAAGGTCAAGCTCTGCAGAATAACGAGCTGCACACGCTGAACGAGAGCATCag GTGGCTCCTTAAAACCGAGATGGGCTCTTTCATCACTGAGTATTTCCAG AATCAGTTGCTGACTCGAGGTCTTTCTGAAGTCTTGGAACAAATCCTTCTCAGCAAAGAGAACG ATGATAAACTAACCATCCTCAGTAATGTGTGGAACCAACTCTTCACTGAGACTCTTCCTACACTGCAGGCGATCTTCCACCCGGTCCAG GGTCAGGATCTGACTATAAGGCAGATGGCTCTGCTGGCCTTCAGAGACCGGGTTCTGTTAAAGCTTCACCTGGAAGAAGACCTGAGGAGTGCAGCGTCTATCCCTCCATCCATAACACAGATGCTGCTGGTCCTACAG GGTGTTCATGAGACCAGTGGCCCCAGTTTGGAGTACTGCCAGTTGGAGAGTCTGCTGGAAATAGTCGTGTCTCCGTATCTCCACAACATGACGCCCAGAGGAAACGTCGTAGTGTTGG ACACTGGTCCTCAGCAGCCATCGGTGCTACCGGCTGACCCCTCCCCTCCAGAGATCACCATCACTCAGCACCAAAGCTCCTCAGACTCCTCCCCTCTGTCTCTGGGCGTGCGTCGCCACACGGTGGCCAACACTCATTCTGACGTCAGACTGCTGCTGGTGTCCAACAGGCTGCAGATCTGA